A segment of the Bacteriovorax sp. PP10 genome:
TTTCAAGATATGGTATCATTGCATTATAATACCAAACTTAGGTAAACTTATTTCAGGCCGGATAAAATTTCCCTTATGAAAGTTTTAAAAAGAAATTACGAACATCGAAACTTGATTTTATTTTTAATCTTCTCCTTGGTGTATCTCCAAGCGATTTACTCACTCTCTCGTGGGGAATCAATTCTTAATATCGAAGCGCTAAAGACCTTTTTAAAGAACCACTATTTCATTCTGGCCGTAAATCTGATCACTATCTTCATGGTCGTGAGGATCAAAAAACACTCAGATAAAATGCTGCTTTTATGCCTGACTTTAATTGCAGGAAAGAACTTCATTATGCTGGCCGCGAGTTTTAATAAACTCATCCTGGGACTTAACTTCGTCTATTTAATCTTTGCTTTTTACTTCTTCGTCACTTGGGAATTAGAGATCGCCAAAGCTTCATTCAACCCATTATTTTCGAAGAGAGACCTTGAAAAAGACACTCGCTTTCATTTAAAAGGTCAGATCGAAAACGTGACTAACGGATCAACGGTAGATGTGCTGGTCACAAATATCGACGAAAACGGATGTTTTGCATTGATCGCAGCGACTAATGAGTCAGAAACAAAACTTGAGTCTTCTGCTCAGTATCGCCTGAAAGCTAATTATGAAGGCAAAGAGTTCATTCAAGAGGCCCAACTGATCTCGAGCTATGACCGCGGGGTAGGCCTTGAATTTAAGCGAGTAAAGACTCCTGATTACCAACTAGATTGGTCAGAATTGTACAAAGTTTGCCTAGAGCGCGGTCTCTTTAATTAGACACTAAACTCACATCAATTAAATGCCGAACAGTCAGGCATGAGTAATGACGACACATTAATTTCACAACTTATTTCTGAAACCTACACTGAGACTTCTGATAAAGAACAGCCAAGTCCCGTGATTGATTTAAGAAATTATTTTGAACGCAAACTTAACGAAGTTGAGTTTCTTTCTATTGATGATTATCTAGCGCAAAACAATCTGAACATGAGCGATCTTATGCTTCAGGAACAAACTCAGTGCTACCGTCTAACTTACAATGAATCAGTATTAGATTTTCCAGTAAACTGGTCGATCTTCAAAGAAATCGGGACTGAGGATATGGTGTTTGTTGACCAGTCTTTAGATCAGGATTTTCTATTAGATATTTTCTCTGAAATCACGGGCGGATATACAAATCTTGCTTTGGTTAAAGAAAATGGACTAGTAAAAATGGTTTATCTTCCAGAAGAAGCTTCAAAAGAACATATTCAATGGTTTCGTGGATTTTTTGAAAAGAAAAATACTGCGGCAACTGTGGAAGTGGAAAAAGACGCGGCCTAGTTTTCACCAGGCCACGATCATAGAACAATCATTATAGAGCTAGGTAAAAATCCTTCATCATCTTCGCATCTTTTTCAAGATTTGGAGAGTTACAAATTACGTACCCACGACAATCATAATCTTTAAGTGCGCGAAGTAGTTCACGCCAGTTGAAATCAGAATCTTCAAGGTTAAGGTGCTTTAAATCACCTTTAGAGTTTGAAGAAATCCCAGATAAATGGATGTGCATGTTCTGAAGAGCATTTGGATCCAATTCTTCTTTTAATTTCTTTAGAACAACACAGAATTCTTCATACGTATTGTACTCGTTTGTACGAGCAAATAAGTGAGAGAAGTCCATACATGGTGAACATGAAGAAACTGATTTTGTTAAATCAATTAACTCTTCAAGTGAACCAAACTGAGAAGTCTTCCCAGTAAGTTCTGGACGAAGTTCGATCTGGATATCAAGACGGTTAAGTCTTTCTTCAATCACGTTAAGAGATTTTTGAACTAAATCAAAAACATCGTACGGAGAATCTTTCATGTAGAAAGCAGCGTGGAAAGTCATCGATTCAGCACCACATAGATCAGAGATCTTTGCAGTTTGAATAATACGCTCAACAGATGAGTCGATTTTATCTTGTTCACGAGCGTTCAGGTTGATGTAGTAAGGACCGTGCGAAGTAAGAGGAACTCCTAATTCATACGAAACTTTACGTAATCCAGAAGACACTTCTTCTTTCATACGAACACCGTGAGCAAATTCTAATTGCATACAGTCCAGCCCAAGAGCGTGAACTTGTTTTACACCATCAATAGGGTTATTTTTTTTCGGAGTAGAGTTCGGAACACCAGCAGTACCAAATAATAGACGTTCGAATTTCATATAGGGCCCCCAAGTAAATTACTAAATCCAGTCATTGTTATCACATATTCAAAAAATACGAGAGACGCGTCGTGAAAAGACCTTTAATTTCAAGATCTTGCACGGTGCCTAGAAAACCCCACCACTTCAATAAATGCGATTAATGCCTTATAGCTCTACCCTGGATTTTTGTCTATAATTTAAGAGTACCAGTGTAAATATGACACCAAAGTAAACTTCGTTTAGGGCAGGTTTTTATTTTTCGTTATAGATATCTTATATTCATCGTCTTGGTTTTCATTATCAGTTGTGCGTTTGCAGGACTGCTTTTTGATTTAACTATGGGCCCGTGGATTGGAATGTTTGTATCTCTAGTAGTGCTCGCATTTTTTTCCAAGTGGGGAGAGAAGTTAGTTTTAGTATTTGCGAAGGCCCGCTACGTTGGTGATGATGAATCGCTTATCAATCAAGTTAAAAATTTCAGCTGCCATTTAAACATCAGTGAAGTGAAGATCTACTGGTCGAATGCTTTTGTTAATAATGTTTATTATACAGACTCTTATTTCGGGAAGCCGGCCCTGGTAATCGGAAAGAACGTTTACAATCAATTCTCACGCAATGAACTCAATAGCCTTATCTATGCTTCTCTTTTGAAAATCAAATCAGGTGAAGCAAAGAATAGAACGATGGTATCGCTGATTTTTACTATTTTATACTCTCCGGTTTATATCCTGCGTG
Coding sequences within it:
- a CDS encoding TIM barrel protein; its protein translation is MKFERLLFGTAGVPNSTPKKNNPIDGVKQVHALGLDCMQLEFAHGVRMKEEVSSGLRKVSYELGVPLTSHGPYYINLNAREQDKIDSSVERIIQTAKISDLCGAESMTFHAAFYMKDSPYDVFDLVQKSLNVIEERLNRLDIQIELRPELTGKTSQFGSLEELIDLTKSVSSCSPCMDFSHLFARTNEYNTYEEFCVVLKKLKEELDPNALQNMHIHLSGISSNSKGDLKHLNLEDSDFNWRELLRALKDYDCRGYVICNSPNLEKDAKMMKDFYLAL